In one window of Campylobacter coli DNA:
- a CDS encoding biotin-dependent carboxyltransferase family protein, which produces MSIKVIEASINSTIQDLGRKNYAKLGIARSGVMDELSLRIANILLGNKQDEAGLELCLKGGKYEFLDESYFVLSGAEFEAKLNNKKIQTCKVYQAKKGDVLELGLAKIGFRGYLCVAGGFKIKSFLNSKSSDVKMGVGIFNGKALQKDDVLELNNSFIPFNLSKRECENPVFQFAKEPTIRVVLGTNDDAFTQNGLNTFLNTSYKIGLKSDRMAIYAEAQAMIEHKNSADIISDPAVFGSIQVPKNGLPIILMAGRQSTGGYTKIASVIENDLPLLAQAKLGTNFKFENISMQNALELYKQKEERFKILDKKINLDFENLI; this is translated from the coding sequence ATGAGTATAAAAGTCATTGAAGCTTCTATAAATTCCACCATACAAGATCTTGGGCGTAAAAATTATGCTAAATTAGGCATAGCAAGAAGCGGTGTGATGGATGAACTTTCTTTAAGGATTGCAAATATCTTACTTGGAAATAAACAAGATGAAGCAGGACTTGAGCTTTGTTTAAAAGGTGGAAAATACGAATTTTTAGATGAAAGCTATTTTGTATTAAGCGGGGCAGAATTTGAAGCTAAATTAAACAATAAAAAAATTCAAACTTGTAAAGTTTATCAAGCAAAAAAGGGTGATGTTTTAGAACTTGGTTTAGCAAAAATAGGTTTTCGAGGCTATCTATGCGTAGCGGGTGGATTTAAGATAAAAAGCTTTTTAAATTCAAAATCAAGCGATGTAAAAATGGGTGTTGGGATATTTAATGGAAAAGCTTTACAAAAGGATGATGTATTAGAACTAAATAACAGCTTTATCCCTTTTAATCTATCAAAAAGAGAATGTGAAAATCCTGTTTTTCAGTTTGCTAAAGAACCCACTATCCGTGTTGTTTTAGGCACAAACGATGATGCTTTTACGCAAAATGGCTTAAATACCTTTTTAAATACTAGTTATAAGATAGGCTTAAAAAGCGATAGAATGGCAATCTATGCAGAAGCTCAAGCTATGATAGAACATAAAAATTCGGCCGATATTATTTCAGATCCTGCGGTTTTTGGAAGTATTCAAGTGCCAAAAAATGGCCTACCTATCATTTTAATGGCAGGAAGACAAAGCACTGGAGGTTATACAAAAATAGCCTCTGTTATAGAAAATGACTTGCCTTTGCTTGCACAAGCGAAATTAGGAACAAATTTTAAATTTGAAAACATTAGCATGCAAAATGCTTTAGAACTCTATAAACAAAAGGAAGAAAGATTTAAGATTTTGGATAAAAAAATCAATCTTGATTTTGAAAATTTGATTTAA
- the pxpB gene encoding 5-oxoprolinase subunit PxpB, whose protein sequence is MFSIHFSGSKAVLLRFKQEISPQINALVLSTEARIQKGINENEIYGIDELVSAYSSLLIYFNPCVLSLNSLLDFLEKIKKDIKITDKKSNLCIEVPLCYDEEFGLDLEFVCKYHNLSKEELINLHTKPYYLVFMLGFMAGFPYLGGLDERLFTPRLASPRTKIEAGSVGIADKQTGVYPISSPGGWQIIARTPLEFFNKEDEKNPTLLKAGMFLKFKAISKDEFYDIKEQVLKKVYQKEIYEYKSH, encoded by the coding sequence ATGTTTAGCATACATTTTAGTGGAAGCAAAGCAGTGCTTTTGCGCTTTAAACAAGAAATTTCGCCTCAAATCAACGCTTTGGTTTTAAGCACTGAGGCTAGAATTCAAAAAGGTATAAATGAAAATGAAATTTATGGCATAGATGAGCTTGTAAGTGCTTATTCTAGCTTGCTTATTTATTTTAATCCTTGCGTATTATCCTTGAATTCTTTACTCGATTTTTTAGAAAAAATCAAAAAGGATATTAAAATAACGGATAAAAAATCCAATCTTTGTATCGAAGTTCCACTTTGTTATGATGAAGAATTTGGGCTTGATTTAGAATTTGTATGCAAGTATCATAATCTTTCCAAGGAAGAATTGATAAATCTTCATACAAAGCCCTATTATCTTGTTTTTATGCTAGGATTTATGGCCGGTTTTCCTTATCTTGGAGGACTTGATGAAAGACTTTTTACCCCAAGACTCGCAAGCCCTAGAACCAAAATTGAGGCAGGAAGTGTAGGTATTGCCGATAAGCAAACAGGAGTTTATCCGATTTCAAGCCCAGGCGGTTGGCAAATCATTGCTAGAACTCCTTTAGAATTTTTCAATAAAGAAGACGAAAAAAATCCTACACTTTTAAAAGCAGGAATGTTTTTAAAATTTAAAGCCATTTCAAAAGATGAATTTTACGATATTAAAGAACAGGTTTTAAAAAAGGTCTATCAAAAGGAAATTTATGAGTATAAAAGTCATTGA
- a CDS encoding NRAMP family divalent metal transporter, translated as MINKTALLGAAFLMATSAIGPGFLTQTATFTGSLLASFGFVILVSIILDIGAQLNIWRIIGISGKRGTEVANMVLPNLGYFVAFLIALGGFFFNIGNIAGAGLGLNIVLGISVENAAIISAIIAIGIFIFKKAGELMDKFIVLAGFVMIILTAYVAFASKPPIGEALFRTFMPTQIDVISIVTLVGGTVGGYIVFSGAHRLIDAKLYGKENLNYINKAAVSGIIITGIMRVILFLAVLGVVSSGFILDKENPAGSVFHHALGDLGLKIFGIVLFLAAISSVIGAAYTSVSFIRSFHPWIEKYNRFVVIFFIIVSTLVFYILGKSPASILIIVGTINGWILPITLFIMIIAAHKKSIVGDYKHPKWMSAFGLLIVALMSYLSILSMIKLI; from the coding sequence ATGATAAACAAAACCGCTCTTTTGGGCGCTGCTTTTTTGATGGCAACCTCTGCCATTGGCCCTGGATTTTTAACCCAAACAGCAACATTTACAGGAAGCTTGTTGGCTAGTTTTGGTTTTGTGATACTTGTTTCTATTATTTTGGATATAGGAGCACAACTTAATATTTGGCGCATTATAGGGATAAGCGGAAAAAGAGGAACTGAAGTAGCCAATATGGTTTTACCTAATTTGGGCTATTTTGTAGCTTTTTTAATTGCACTAGGTGGCTTTTTCTTTAATATAGGAAACATAGCAGGAGCTGGACTTGGATTAAATATAGTATTAGGCATTAGCGTAGAAAACGCAGCAATTATTAGCGCCATTATTGCTATTGGTATTTTTATCTTTAAAAAAGCTGGGGAATTGATGGATAAATTCATCGTTTTAGCAGGTTTTGTGATGATTATCCTTACTGCTTATGTAGCCTTTGCTTCAAAACCTCCTATTGGCGAAGCTCTTTTTAGAACATTCATGCCTACACAAATTGATGTTATTTCTATAGTAACCTTAGTAGGCGGAACGGTAGGTGGATACATAGTATTTTCGGGCGCGCACAGACTTATAGATGCAAAGCTTTATGGAAAAGAAAATTTAAACTATATTAATAAAGCCGCAGTAAGCGGAATCATTATCACAGGAATCATGCGTGTGATTTTATTTTTAGCAGTTTTAGGGGTAGTTAGCTCTGGTTTCATACTGGATAAAGAAAATCCTGCTGGTTCGGTATTTCATCATGCTTTAGGAGATTTGGGCTTAAAAATCTTTGGCATAGTGCTCTTTTTAGCTGCTATTTCATCAGTTATTGGAGCTGCTTACACTTCTGTATCTTTTATAAGATCTTTTCATCCTTGGATTGAAAAATATAACCGCTTTGTGGTAATTTTTTTCATTATTGTTTCAACTTTAGTTTTTTATATACTTGGAAAATCTCCTGCAAGTATATTAATCATCGTTGGAACAATCAATGGTTGGATTTTGCCTATTACCCTATTTATAATGATAATTGCAGCACATAAAAAAAGCATAGTTGGAGACTATAAGCATCCCAAATGGATGAGTGCTTTTGGACTTTTGATCGTGGCTTTAATGTCTTATTTATCTATACTTTCTATGATAAAGTTAATATAA
- a CDS encoding 5-oxoprolinase subunit PxpA, protein MFKVDLNSDLGESFGAYKMGMDEEILKFVSSANVACGFHAGDPCVMDKTLNLAKQNNVCIGAHPSYPDLLGFGRRNMQVSFEEAKNYALYQLGALFAFAKAKGMKIQHFKAHGALYNMAAIDENLALALCEAVASFDDGIIFLGLSNSAMNEAAKKKGLKYANEVFADRAYNDDGTLVSRKLEGAVITDEDLAIKRVIKMIKESKVTSINGKEVDLKADSICVHGDGIKALEFVKKIKENLTKEQIQIKALNDFIN, encoded by the coding sequence ATGTTTAAGGTAGATTTAAATAGTGATCTAGGAGAAAGCTTTGGCGCCTATAAAATGGGTATGGATGAAGAAATTTTAAAATTTGTTAGCTCTGCAAATGTCGCTTGTGGATTTCATGCAGGCGATCCTTGCGTGATGGATAAAACCTTAAATTTAGCCAAGCAAAATAATGTTTGTATAGGAGCACACCCATCTTACCCTGATCTTTTGGGTTTTGGAAGACGCAATATGCAAGTAAGCTTTGAAGAAGCTAAAAATTATGCTTTATATCAATTGGGAGCTTTATTTGCTTTTGCCAAAGCAAAAGGTATGAAAATACAACATTTTAAAGCCCATGGTGCACTTTATAATATGGCTGCAATAGATGAAAATCTAGCTCTAGCACTTTGCGAAGCAGTGGCTAGTTTTGATGATGGTATTATTTTCTTAGGACTTAGTAATTCTGCTATGAATGAAGCTGCAAAGAAAAAAGGTCTAAAATACGCAAACGAAGTCTTTGCCGATCGTGCTTATAATGATGATGGTACTTTGGTTTCAAGAAAACTTGAAGGTGCGGTAATCACAGATGAAGATTTAGCGATAAAACGCGTGATAAAAATGATAAAAGAAAGCAAGGTTACAAGCATAAATGGCAAAGAAGTTGATTTAAAAGCTGATAGTATTTGCGTGCATGGAGATGGCATAAAAGCATTAGAATTTGTTAAAAAAATCAAAGAAAATTTAACAAAAGAACAAATTCAAATAAAAGCCTTAAATGATTTTATAAATTAA